Proteins from one Gossypium raimondii isolate GPD5lz chromosome 8, ASM2569854v1, whole genome shotgun sequence genomic window:
- the LOC128043036 gene encoding uncharacterized protein LOC128043036 → MVKQDFERKNADLEKRIEQMEAEKMNLRLDIDVQKLENERLKKEKNKVDEEIGSLKTDYKKLRLSIRTAGLGKTSEQWRVEIQEEKGKANRWEQKFQEMQRRNEALEKSLLESQKEKGELKDRVIVLERSLRQYRSRNSTIELKASLSKIEEMEKRIEELETELQNCEIQIKHLKVNESHSNEQLHHFQNQVRSRDHLIKKAVVQIREVADHIQTLAVQADTLSVKYESESKRGQELALLLRKIRVLVDKGKGLVLNNEEGDNEGPVYSSGLTSQQAGIYPRKSSVTIKPYDENAIRSGKIEAGEGSRRSSSKRKENEKLVERLISMGVVKLDDSPNTENPLPDHNGVNMIGGIMGRKIKEDISEVKIPLRWI, encoded by the exons atggtAAAACAGGATTTTGAGAGGAAGAATGCGGACTTGGAGAAAAggatagagcaaatggaggcGGAAAAGATGAACTTGAGATTGGACATAGACGTTCAGAAGCTTGAGAATGAGAggttgaagaaagagaaaaacaaggttGATGAGGAAATAGGCAGTCTaaagacggattataaaaagttgcgATTGTCAATAAGAACTGCTGGGCTGGGAAAGACGTCAGAACAGTGGCGAGTagaaatccaagaagaaaaagGTAAGGCCAATAGATGGGAACAGAAATTCCAGGAGATGCAAAGACGAaacgaggctttagaaaagagtttatTAGAAAGCCAGAAAGAAAAAGGCGAGTTGAAGGATAGGGTGATTGTATTGGAAAGATCTCTTCGTCAGTATCGAAGCCGAAATTCTACGATAGAGTTAAAAGctagcttgagcaagattgaagaaatggagaaaagaattgaagagttAGAGACGGAgctgcaaaattgtgagatccagaTCAAGCACTTGAAAGTGAACGAGAGTCATAGTAATGAACAGCTTCACCATTTTCAGAATCAAGTTAGAAGCAGAGATCATCTTATCAAGAAAGCTGTAgtccagattcgagaagtagctgacCATATACAGACTTTAGCAGTACAAGCTGACACGCTGAGTGTGAAATATGAATCAGAATCAAAACGAGGGCAAGAATTGGCTTTGTTACTGagaaagattagagttctgg TTGACAAAGGGAAGGGGTTGGTGCTCAACAATGAAGAAGGAGACAACGAGGGACCGGTTTATTCCTCAGGACTTACTTCTCAACAAGCGGGGATATATCCGCGCAAATCCTCCGTTACTATCAAGCCTTATGACG aaaatgctatcagaagcgGGAAAATAGAAGCTGGGGAAGGTAGCAGAAGGTCATCTTCgaagagaaaagagaatgaG AAGCTGGTAGAAAGGCTTATAAGCATGGGTGTGGTAAAATTGGATGATTCACCCAATACAGAAAATCCATTACCTGATCACAAcggagtgaacatgataggtgGGATCATGGGTAGAAAGATCAAGGAAGACATATCAGAAGTGAAAATTCCTTTGAGGTGGATCTAG